A stretch of Chloracidobacterium validum DNA encodes these proteins:
- a CDS encoding HesB/IscA family protein translates to MIVLTSKAVEEVKKFMAAESIGAEGGLRVRVMPGGCSGFQYGLDVEDAPREDDEIILRDENGGIRVFVDPFSGQYLEGVEIDYVSSVMGSGFTFKNPTATGSCGCGTSFTV, encoded by the coding sequence ATGATCGTTCTGACATCCAAAGCAGTCGAAGAGGTCAAGAAGTTTATGGCGGCTGAAAGTATTGGCGCGGAAGGCGGGCTACGTGTTCGGGTCATGCCGGGCGGCTGCTCAGGTTTTCAGTATGGACTCGATGTTGAAGATGCGCCCCGCGAGGACGACGAAATCATTCTTCGCGATGAAAACGGCGGGATTCGCGTTTTCGTCGATCCATTCAGCGGTCAATACCTTGAAGGTGTGGAAATCGACTATGTGTCCAGCGTGATGGGTTCAGGCTTTACGTTCAAAAACCCGACCGCAACCGGCTCCTGCGGCTGCGGCACGTCATTCACCGTTTGA
- a CDS encoding M61 family metallopeptidase → MTCVPRFDVLCGYVVYCRTRRYLYRGCLWLVAVGLTSLLALAEPTVNYRVTIGAAGDSEAGIEMTIRGLDTRATVDVALPAWTPGSYEILNHAKYLFDLTARRADGQPLVLRRLDKQTWRVNCAGQSTLVLRYRLLCERQSVDSNWLGEGYGQLAGAATFLYVTDGRRWPATLSFSLPKDWQVATPLAKGAENSYVAGSYDALIDAPLAVGKLTRLDFSVRNTPIAVVLTRPVKDPTGLQKTITTIVETYADLMGGLPFKQYMFQYLPFEDTDDDEERLEGLEHADGTLINYAPETLLDNPRAKNVLVVTAHELFHAWNVKRLRPREFADYTLDRELYTPQLWFAEGVTEYYAWRGLRRAGLISANDFDEAVRAALTYLANNPTTKQVSLAEASVATWLTGTSSFEDIPLDYYRKGFIVGLLLDIELRARTDNARGLDDLMRRLWQDFPPDGPGYRPADLVAAANDLSGTDMSDFFQRFVEGVDELPLETTLSRAGLAMLVEPLTELDFGFELEETPAGLEIAEIDPDSPAGESELEEGDLVRTIAGKPVRREADVEAILATLRPNTPVKVTVLREKRSITVTVIPEVITTLDVAVGPVPNPTPAQKSIRVALRGE, encoded by the coding sequence ATGACCTGTGTTCCTCGTTTTGACGTTTTGTGTGGCTACGTTGTTTATTGCCGGACGCGGCGCTACCTGTATCGCGGCTGCCTCTGGCTGGTCGCCGTTGGCTTGACCTCGCTGCTTGCCCTGGCCGAACCAACGGTGAACTACCGGGTCACGATCGGGGCGGCTGGCGACAGTGAAGCCGGCATCGAGATGACGATCCGCGGCCTCGACACCCGCGCTACGGTGGATGTCGCCCTGCCCGCCTGGACGCCCGGTTCATATGAAATTCTCAACCATGCCAAGTATTTGTTCGACCTGACCGCCCGGCGCGCCGATGGTCAGCCGCTGGTGCTCCGGCGGCTCGACAAACAAACCTGGCGCGTCAACTGCGCCGGACAATCAACGCTTGTGTTGCGTTATCGCCTCTTGTGCGAGCGGCAAAGCGTGGACTCAAACTGGCTCGGTGAGGGCTATGGGCAGCTTGCCGGAGCGGCAACGTTTCTCTATGTGACGGATGGCCGCCGGTGGCCGGCGACACTTTCCTTCAGTCTGCCCAAGGACTGGCAGGTTGCCACGCCCCTGGCCAAAGGGGCTGAAAACAGCTACGTGGCGGGAAGCTATGACGCGCTGATTGACGCGCCACTTGCCGTTGGCAAATTGACGCGACTCGATTTTTCAGTTCGCAATACGCCGATTGCCGTCGTGCTGACGCGCCCGGTGAAAGACCCAACCGGACTGCAAAAGACCATCACCACCATCGTCGAAACCTATGCCGACCTGATGGGTGGGTTGCCGTTCAAGCAGTACATGTTCCAGTACCTGCCCTTTGAAGACACGGACGACGACGAAGAACGCCTCGAAGGCCTGGAACACGCCGACGGGACGCTGATCAACTACGCGCCCGAAACGCTGCTTGACAACCCACGGGCCAAGAATGTTCTCGTCGTGACGGCGCACGAGCTGTTCCATGCCTGGAACGTCAAGCGGCTCCGGCCGCGCGAGTTTGCCGACTACACGCTTGACCGCGAGCTATACACCCCGCAACTGTGGTTTGCCGAAGGCGTCACTGAATACTATGCCTGGCGCGGGCTGCGGCGTGCCGGACTGATTTCGGCCAACGACTTCGACGAAGCCGTTCGCGCCGCGCTCACGTATTTGGCCAACAACCCCACCACGAAGCAGGTAAGCCTGGCCGAGGCATCGGTCGCCACCTGGCTGACCGGCACGAGCAGCTTTGAAGACATTCCACTCGATTACTACCGCAAAGGCTTTATTGTCGGGCTGCTGCTCGACATCGAGTTGCGTGCCCGGACGGACAACGCCCGTGGACTCGATGACCTCATGCGCCGCCTATGGCAGGACTTCCCGCCGGACGGTCCAGGCTACCGCCCGGCCGATTTGGTCGCCGCGGCCAATGACCTGAGCGGCACGGATATGAGCGATTTTTTTCAGCGGTTCGTGGAGGGCGTGGACGAACTGCCCCTCGAAACAACGCTATCCCGCGCCGGTTTGGCCATGCTTGTCGAACCCCTTACTGAATTGGATTTCGGCTTTGAGCTGGAGGAGACTCCGGCCGGATTGGAAATTGCCGAAATTGATCCCGACTCACCGGCCGGCGAGTCCGAGCTGGAAGAAGGTGACTTGGTGCGCACCATCGCCGGCAAGCCGGTGCGCCGCGAAGCCGATGTCGAAGCCATTCTGGCGACCTTGCGCCCGAACACACCGGTCAAGGTGACCGTTCTGCGTGAAAAGCGTTCCATCACGGTCACCGTTATCCCGGAGGTGATAACGACGCTCGATGTCGCGGTCGGCCCGGTGCCGAACCCGACGCCGGCGCAGAAGTCCATCCGGGTGGCGCTCCGGGGGGAATAG
- a CDS encoding CAP domain-containing protein, whose product MHRILVCALIGWLGLSSLVAPAGLGPVAARPFVQKSGQATLDVDFLRHELLAVINAQRERVGAPPVALDELANQVAEAHARDMAEYNYLSHWNRDGWKPYMRYGLRGGTDYSAENVSMLSGLSPRATLDSIKAELLQLHQSMHDETPPNDGHRRTILNPEHTHLGLGFAVVGKELRMAQEFLSRYVHVEPLPTRARPGDRLSVVGQVVNPAEMLFYSAMVHHEPLPRPMTLDQLWQSKAYTLPEKFRLLKPKLGDGSQYTDGTTGEIDLGSSGRFKFDLTFPKREPGVYTTMIFVQRGLKGKPFPAASLCVWVE is encoded by the coding sequence ATGCACCGGATACTCGTTTGTGCGTTGATTGGCTGGCTGGGGTTATCCAGCTTGGTTGCCCCGGCGGGACTTGGTCCGGTTGCGGCCCGGCCGTTTGTCCAGAAGTCCGGCCAGGCGACACTGGACGTTGACTTTCTCCGCCATGAGTTACTGGCGGTCATCAATGCTCAGCGTGAGCGGGTTGGCGCGCCGCCAGTCGCACTGGATGAGTTGGCTAACCAAGTCGCTGAAGCCCATGCGCGCGACATGGCGGAGTACAACTACCTGAGTCACTGGAATCGGGATGGCTGGAAACCTTACATGCGCTATGGGTTACGCGGTGGAACGGACTACTCGGCCGAAAATGTTTCCATGCTGTCCGGGCTGTCGCCACGCGCAACACTGGACAGCATCAAAGCAGAACTACTCCAACTGCATCAGTCCATGCACGATGAAACACCACCCAACGATGGACATCGCCGCACCATCCTCAACCCGGAGCACACGCACCTTGGGTTAGGCTTCGCCGTGGTTGGGAAAGAGCTGCGCATGGCGCAGGAGTTTCTGAGTCGCTACGTCCACGTTGAACCACTTCCGACAAGGGCCCGACCAGGCGACCGTCTGTCCGTGGTCGGCCAGGTCGTCAACCCGGCGGAAATGCTTTTCTACAGCGCCATGGTGCACCACGAGCCGTTGCCCCGCCCGATGACACTTGACCAACTGTGGCAGTCGAAAGCTTACACCTTGCCGGAAAAGTTTCGCTTGCTCAAACCCAAGCTTGGTGACGGGTCACAGTACACAGATGGTACAACGGGTGAAATTGACCTTGGTTCCAGTGGACGCTTCAAATTTGACCTAACGTTTCCCAAGCGCGAACCAGGCGTTTACACCACAATGATTTTCGTCCAGCGTGGACTCAAGGGAAAGCCGTTTCCGGCGGCCAGTCTGTGCGTTTGGGTTGAGTAG
- a CDS encoding CbbQ/NirQ/NorQ/GpvN family protein, which translates to MLTERAIENYILEKEPFYLPVGNEVELFTAAYQAKLPVMLKGPTGCGKTRFVEHMAWRLKRPLVTVACHEDLSATDLVGRYLLEGEETVWHDGPLTLAVKHGAMCYLDEVVEARKDTLVLIHPLTDDRRMLPVEKRRIVIEAPDEFQFVISYNPGYQSVLKDLKQSTRQRFVAIEFDYPPFETEVAIVAREGQVDEATARDLVTIGQKVRNLRGHGLEEGVSTRLLVYAAQLIRGGIAPVSACQVAIVNPITDDHDLQRSIQEIITTVM; encoded by the coding sequence ATGCTCACGGAACGCGCCATCGAGAACTACATCCTTGAAAAAGAACCCTTCTATCTGCCGGTTGGCAATGAAGTCGAGTTGTTTACGGCAGCCTACCAGGCCAAGCTGCCGGTGATGCTGAAGGGACCGACCGGCTGCGGCAAAACGCGCTTCGTCGAACACATGGCGTGGCGGCTCAAGCGGCCCCTGGTGACGGTTGCCTGTCACGAAGACCTGTCGGCGACGGATTTGGTCGGGCGCTATCTGCTCGAAGGTGAAGAAACGGTTTGGCACGATGGACCCCTGACCCTGGCCGTCAAGCACGGGGCAATGTGTTACCTGGATGAAGTCGTTGAAGCGCGCAAAGACACCCTCGTGCTGATTCACCCCCTGACGGATGACCGACGCATGCTGCCGGTCGAGAAGCGCCGTATCGTCATCGAGGCCCCGGATGAGTTTCAGTTCGTCATTTCGTACAATCCCGGCTACCAGAGCGTGCTCAAAGACCTGAAACAGTCCACACGGCAGCGTTTCGTGGCCATTGAGTTCGACTATCCGCCGTTTGAAACCGAGGTGGCCATCGTGGCCCGGGAAGGGCAGGTGGACGAAGCAACGGCCCGTGACTTGGTAACGATCGGGCAAAAGGTGCGCAACCTCCGTGGCCACGGCCTGGAAGAAGGCGTCTCGACGCGGTTGTTGGTCTATGCCGCGCAGCTCATCCGGGGCGGTATCGCGCCGGTGAGCGCTTGTCAGGTGGCCATCGTCAATCCAATCACGGACGACCATGACCTTCAGCGCAGCATTCAGGAAATCATCACGACCGTGATGTAG
- a CDS encoding M20 metallopeptidase family protein — protein sequence MPDAATVSSAHHRLFDSSTNRDRVVGELVTKLQARLLATRRDLHQHPELSNREVRTARFLIHRLQELGGFDIRTNVAHHGIVATLTGQRPGKVVGIRADMDALPIDEPAGLPFASTVPGVMHACGHDVHMTVALGTAEVLAQLRQHFAGTVRFFFQPAEEGPPPGEEGGAKLMIAEGVLATLRPDAMFALHCYPPLAAGQLGYNEGVMMSSCDRFTIAIRGKMAHGAYPHRGVDAIVVASTVVMLLQTIRSRMIDAQQPMVLTVGKMKGGRRYNIVADEVVLEGTVRAFDETVRAETEHLIHQIVSNAVAGSGAACDIRYERLVPPLVNNQALVERMLPTLRRVVGDEQVIHHAPRMGAEDFAYFAREVPAMFFSLGVSNQAAGVGGDIHTPQFAVDEACIATGVRAMTALALDFLAT from the coding sequence ATGCCAGACGCGGCAACCGTTTCATCAGCTCACCATCGTCTTTTTGACTCGTCCACGAACCGCGACCGGGTTGTGGGCGAACTTGTGACCAAGCTTCAGGCGCGACTGCTTGCCACCCGTCGCGACCTACACCAACACCCGGAGCTATCCAACCGCGAAGTTCGCACGGCACGGTTTCTAATACACCGGTTGCAGGAGCTCGGCGGATTTGACATTCGCACCAATGTAGCGCACCACGGGATTGTCGCGACCCTGACCGGCCAGCGGCCTGGCAAGGTGGTCGGTATCCGGGCCGACATGGATGCCCTACCCATTGATGAACCAGCCGGACTGCCGTTTGCTTCAACTGTGCCAGGCGTGATGCACGCCTGTGGACACGACGTGCACATGACAGTTGCCCTTGGGACGGCCGAAGTGCTGGCGCAGCTGCGCCAGCACTTCGCCGGCACAGTGCGCTTCTTCTTCCAGCCGGCCGAAGAAGGCCCGCCGCCCGGCGAAGAAGGCGGAGCAAAGCTCATGATTGCGGAAGGCGTCCTGGCAACCTTACGCCCTGATGCCATGTTTGCGCTGCACTGTTACCCGCCCCTTGCAGCCGGACAACTCGGCTACAACGAAGGCGTCATGATGTCGAGTTGTGATCGCTTTACCATTGCCATCCGGGGCAAGATGGCGCATGGGGCTTATCCACACCGGGGCGTGGACGCCATCGTGGTCGCCTCGACGGTCGTGATGTTGCTGCAAACCATTCGCAGCCGGATGATTGATGCCCAGCAGCCGATGGTCTTGACCGTCGGGAAAATGAAGGGCGGCCGGCGCTACAACATCGTGGCGGACGAGGTCGTGCTGGAAGGCACGGTGCGGGCCTTTGACGAAACGGTACGAGCCGAAACCGAGCATCTTATTCACCAGATCGTCTCGAATGCCGTTGCCGGCAGCGGAGCGGCCTGCGACATTCGCTACGAACGCCTTGTCCCGCCGCTGGTCAACAACCAGGCACTGGTGGAGCGCATGTTACCAACCCTCCGGCGCGTGGTTGGCGATGAACAGGTTATCCATCACGCGCCGCGCATGGGGGCGGAGGACTTTGCCTACTTTGCCCGCGAAGTGCCGGCCATGTTTTTCTCACTTGGGGTTTCAAACCAAGCTGCCGGTGTTGGCGGCGACATCCACACGCCCCAGTTCGCTGTGGATGAAGCCTGTATTGCCACCGGCGTCCGAGCCATGACGGCACTGGCGCTTGATTTTTTGGCAACCTAA
- a CDS encoding tellurite resistance TerB family protein, with protein sequence MSEANVLDAPLPDAPTDDLPFSGFPRPQLLAFVRGVANIVAADGKVTESEKAMLYGLVRQTGLSILDEDVRSAIEAELAGPSPIEKVIQPVTDPLLRRALYQTCVEVALSDGHLADVERLKLVEVASLFGLNTDAARDFIQWTLDSIAVERRGAEIISKL encoded by the coding sequence GTGAGCGAAGCTAATGTGCTCGATGCACCGCTGCCTGACGCGCCAACCGACGACCTCCCGTTTTCAGGCTTTCCTCGCCCGCAACTGCTGGCCTTTGTCCGTGGGGTCGCCAATATCGTGGCTGCCGATGGCAAGGTAACTGAGTCTGAGAAGGCGATGCTCTATGGGTTGGTTCGTCAAACTGGGCTTTCAATTCTTGACGAAGACGTTAGGTCCGCCATCGAGGCGGAGCTTGCCGGACCCTCCCCAATAGAGAAGGTGATTCAACCCGTGACCGATCCGCTCTTGCGACGCGCCCTGTATCAAACTTGTGTCGAGGTGGCGTTATCTGATGGGCATTTGGCTGATGTGGAGCGATTGAAGCTCGTCGAAGTGGCCAGTCTGTTCGGTCTCAATACAGACGCCGCCCGCGATTTCATCCAGTGGACGCTCGATAGCATTGCCGTTGAGCGGCGTGGCGCTGAAATCATCTCGAAGCTGTAG
- a CDS encoding TonB-dependent receptor: MTNWISRLTAVVVLVLGLAMVGYAQLDTGTIAGTVLDESKAVVGNAAVTVRNLRTGLSRTTQTDGEGRFRFSSLPIGSYELTVEAAGQAKYIQQGIELLVNQVAVVEVGLKVAATQEIVTVTGDASILNTANSEVSTRFDSQRLMNLPIATNGNVYNILLSVPGVSQLGSGQTGFANGISFSSNGGRVRSNNFMVDGQDLNDPSVAGVQQPLNNPDLIQEVRIITSQFAPEFGRNSGSVVNMVTKSGSNEFHGSLFWFNNNNALNARSNLDKRAGRTEAPFRVENRIGGSLGGPIWRNKTFFFGTLQRWTDRALGSGFTLNGAPTEAGRQVLQSAAGNRPQVAALLRFLPAAQAPIGQSQSFTIGTQTFTVPLGSLTGSASQKFDNWQWSTRIDHQFDDRNRISGSFLFNDQISSGSGQVTPPGLTTRVVGRQQALNLTWTHVFSPRWINEYRMAYNRFNSVTNADDPSSQEIPSIEIQSLGLLGFNSAASRTAIGLAVNLPQSRTNNTYQFQDVMTYTFGNHTMKFGVDITNRDVRSFFFPTIRGRLQYNTLQDFVDDRSQIAQINLPLRGGQAIQYYKFTDVFAFWQDEWRIRPNFTITYGLRYETPGNALEDLYRLNDRIVAANGNDPNFRLQERPGRDMNNFQPRFGFNWNPRTEAGGVWGAITGGDKLVVRGGYARTFDASFLNIALNVGTASPFAATVTLPSTGSFTALQTVQPFTGNPRLLAATIVEPDFRSPYADQYSLEVQRELSRDVVLRVGYVGTKGTALFQTIDANPNRPRTTPPTATDPNVRIDPTRGTVRSRANAASSIYHSLQISVDKRLSRNFSAGVHYTWSKFIDEASEIFNPSTGEIAIPQDSFNRRADRAVSSYDRTHRLTGNFVYELPFFRDQQGAVGRLLGGWQTSSFITFQSGAPFTVLNGSDPLQSLAGINGLVGDPIRPNLNTTRNLSRLTVAEILRAGGASLFAPLRPGQRVGDLGRNTLRADGIGNIDLSVAKNTRIVEGHNIQLRVDFFNMTNTRNFGVPIAVRTSAAFLNQWGTDGGNRRIVFALRYSF, from the coding sequence ATGACAAACTGGATAAGCCGTCTGACGGCGGTTGTTGTCTTGGTACTGGGGTTGGCAATGGTTGGCTACGCCCAGCTCGACACCGGGACAATTGCCGGAACGGTGTTGGACGAATCAAAGGCCGTGGTTGGCAATGCCGCAGTGACCGTTCGCAATCTACGCACGGGACTGAGCCGGACCACCCAAACCGATGGCGAAGGGCGTTTTCGATTCAGCAGTCTGCCCATCGGAAGCTATGAGCTGACGGTTGAAGCGGCTGGGCAAGCAAAGTACATCCAGCAGGGGATTGAGTTGCTGGTCAACCAAGTGGCCGTGGTGGAAGTCGGGTTGAAGGTGGCCGCGACCCAGGAAATCGTAACGGTGACGGGCGACGCCTCAATTCTCAACACTGCCAACTCGGAAGTAAGCACCCGGTTTGATTCGCAACGCCTGATGAACTTGCCCATCGCAACGAATGGCAATGTTTACAATATCCTGCTTTCCGTTCCGGGGGTCAGCCAGTTGGGGTCGGGGCAAACCGGGTTTGCGAACGGCATCAGCTTTTCGTCCAACGGTGGGCGCGTCCGTTCCAACAATTTCATGGTGGACGGGCAGGACCTCAACGATCCGAGCGTGGCCGGGGTCCAGCAGCCGCTCAACAACCCGGACCTGATCCAGGAAGTGCGCATCATCACGAGCCAGTTTGCGCCGGAGTTCGGGCGCAACAGTGGTTCGGTGGTCAACATGGTGACGAAGAGCGGGTCGAATGAGTTTCACGGGTCGCTGTTCTGGTTCAACAACAACAACGCGCTCAATGCGCGCAGCAACCTGGACAAGCGAGCCGGGCGGACAGAAGCCCCTTTCCGGGTTGAGAATCGGATTGGCGGCTCATTAGGCGGACCGATCTGGCGTAACAAGACCTTCTTCTTCGGCACGCTCCAGCGGTGGACCGACCGGGCGCTCGGTTCAGGCTTTACGCTCAACGGCGCGCCAACGGAAGCCGGTCGCCAAGTGCTCCAGTCGGCGGCCGGAAATCGTCCCCAGGTGGCGGCGCTGCTTCGCTTTCTGCCAGCCGCGCAGGCGCCGATTGGACAGAGCCAGAGCTTCACCATTGGCACGCAGACCTTTACCGTTCCACTTGGGTCGCTCACGGGGTCGGCTTCGCAGAAGTTTGACAACTGGCAGTGGTCCACCCGCATTGACCACCAGTTTGACGACCGCAACCGGATTTCTGGAAGTTTCTTGTTCAACGATCAGATTTCGTCGGGCAGTGGTCAGGTCACGCCGCCTGGCCTGACCACCCGGGTCGTGGGCCGCCAGCAGGCGCTCAACCTGACCTGGACGCATGTCTTTTCACCCCGTTGGATCAACGAATACCGGATGGCCTACAACCGGTTCAACTCGGTGACCAATGCCGATGATCCCTCGTCCCAGGAAATCCCCTCGATTGAAATCCAGTCGCTTGGATTGCTCGGCTTCAACTCCGCCGCCAGCCGAACCGCCATTGGGCTGGCTGTGAACTTGCCGCAATCGCGCACGAACAACACGTACCAGTTCCAAGATGTGATGACCTACACGTTCGGGAATCACACGATGAAGTTTGGCGTGGACATCACCAACCGTGACGTGCGGAGCTTCTTCTTTCCGACGATTCGTGGACGCCTGCAATACAACACGTTGCAAGACTTCGTGGACGATCGGTCGCAGATTGCCCAGATCAACCTGCCGTTGCGTGGGGGCCAGGCGATTCAGTACTACAAGTTCACGGATGTCTTCGCCTTCTGGCAGGATGAGTGGCGGATTCGGCCGAACTTCACCATCACCTATGGTTTGCGCTATGAAACCCCAGGCAATGCGCTCGAGGACCTCTATCGCCTGAATGACCGGATCGTGGCGGCAAATGGCAACGATCCCAACTTCCGCCTTCAGGAGCGTCCGGGGCGTGACATGAACAACTTCCAGCCCCGTTTTGGTTTCAACTGGAATCCACGCACGGAAGCCGGTGGCGTCTGGGGCGCGATTACCGGCGGCGATAAGCTGGTGGTGCGTGGCGGTTATGCCCGGACGTTCGACGCCTCGTTCCTCAACATTGCGCTCAACGTCGGCACGGCCTCGCCCTTTGCGGCGACGGTGACATTGCCCTCGACCGGATCGTTTACTGCCTTGCAGACCGTTCAGCCCTTCACTGGCAACCCGCGTCTGTTGGCCGCAACTATCGTCGAGCCGGATTTCCGGTCGCCCTACGCAGACCAGTACAGCCTGGAAGTACAGCGTGAGCTGTCGCGCGACGTCGTGTTGCGCGTCGGTTACGTGGGCACGAAGGGAACGGCGCTGTTCCAGACGATTGACGCCAATCCCAACCGTCCGCGGACGACGCCACCGACGGCTACCGACCCAAACGTGCGTATTGATCCGACCCGTGGCACCGTGCGTTCGCGCGCCAACGCCGCCTCGTCCATTTACCACTCGCTCCAAATCAGCGTGGACAAGCGCCTGAGCCGCAACTTCAGCGCGGGTGTCCATTACACGTGGAGCAAGTTCATTGACGAGGCATCGGAAATCTTCAATCCCTCGACGGGCGAAATTGCCATTCCGCAGGATTCGTTCAACCGGCGGGCGGATCGCGCTGTGTCAAGCTATGACCGGACGCACCGACTGACGGGCAACTTCGTGTACGAACTGCCGTTCTTCCGTGATCAGCAGGGTGCGGTTGGCCGGTTGCTGGGTGGCTGGCAAACGTCCAGCTTCATCACATTCCAGAGCGGTGCGCCGTTCACGGTGCTGAATGGCTCGGATCCGCTTCAATCGCTGGCCGGCATCAACGGGCTGGTGGGCGACCCGATTCGTCCGAACCTCAATACGACGCGGAATTTGAGCCGTCTCACGGTAGCCGAAATCCTCCGCGCCGGTGGGGCGAGCTTGTTCGCGCCACTGCGTCCAGGGCAGCGAGTCGGCGACTTGGGACGTAACACGCTCCGCGCCGATGGCATCGGCAACATTGACCTGAGCGTGGCCAAGAACACGCGCATCGTCGAAGGCCACAATATCCAGCTTCGCGTGGACTTCTTCAACATGACCAACACCCGCAACTTTGGCGTACCCATCGCGGTTCGGACTTCTGCCGCGTTCCTCAACCAGTGGGGAACGGATGGCGGCAACCGGCGCATCGTGTTTGCTCTGCGCTACTCTTTCTAG
- a CDS encoding DUF2339 domain-containing protein, whose protein sequence is MAEQKQRGLVAGFLFLAGLVTLVVGWRAFWFLTDDAYIAFRYVSNWRLGHGLVWNPAPFRPVEGYTSLLWVVVLTAVWKVTGYDPPAAANYLTLGFAALTLVLTGLVVWHMPFSARLAPGRWVLLAAVFIGMLSNRTFLAWTSSGLETAMFNALLLAWMLAWVWLPRHTAARLAVTATLAALVYLTRPDGLLFAMASGALFAADAWFRKRTWRVVDWLAVAPLLVIPAHLLWRKSFYGEWLPNTHYAKSDPRWLWVTSGARYALSFVIEYALWFWLALALAVLWVGVRRWRQTWAWLRQDAARLEAAVGLLVIGVSVGAQVAYYTFVIGGDHFEYRVYSQLIPLIFITAVWMLNALEARLIPAAAFLTLFIGASLVIPWTHWATTKDRMSREETSYMKVAVADVLARRLPLPDVALAYFRWYDRLQFWLIDHAVCMRHQEHKVFHLFLLQVLPARDVGEKLKDDHYPVVTQTSVGVMAWVLPHVNVIDEHGLNDYVVARNTRATGDLMAHFRSPPPGYLECFRPNVAIRDGRATILPRDPPLTAADIRHCEEAFRP, encoded by the coding sequence ATGGCTGAGCAAAAACAACGTGGCTTGGTTGCCGGATTTCTCTTTCTTGCCGGCTTGGTGACGCTCGTGGTTGGTTGGCGGGCGTTTTGGTTTCTGACGGATGACGCTTACATTGCCTTTCGCTATGTGAGCAACTGGCGGCTGGGCCATGGCCTGGTCTGGAATCCGGCGCCGTTCCGCCCGGTCGAGGGCTACACCAGTTTGTTGTGGGTGGTTGTGCTGACGGCGGTGTGGAAGGTCACCGGCTACGACCCGCCGGCGGCAGCCAACTACTTGACCCTGGGCTTTGCCGCGCTGACGCTGGTGTTGACCGGCTTGGTGGTGTGGCACATGCCGTTCAGCGCCCGGCTCGCGCCTGGACGCTGGGTTCTGCTGGCCGCCGTTTTCATTGGCATGCTGAGCAATCGGACGTTTCTGGCCTGGACGAGTTCCGGCCTGGAAACCGCCATGTTCAATGCGCTGTTGTTGGCCTGGATGCTGGCCTGGGTATGGCTGCCGCGTCACACGGCCGCGCGCCTGGCGGTGACCGCCACGCTGGCCGCACTCGTCTATCTGACGCGCCCCGACGGCTTGCTGTTTGCCATGGCATCCGGCGCACTTTTTGCCGCCGACGCCTGGTTTCGTAAGCGAACGTGGCGCGTGGTTGACTGGCTGGCCGTCGCGCCGCTGCTGGTGATTCCGGCGCATTTGCTCTGGCGCAAGTCATTTTATGGCGAATGGCTTCCGAACACGCACTATGCCAAGTCCGATCCCCGCTGGTTGTGGGTGACGAGTGGTGCGCGCTACGCACTGTCGTTCGTCATCGAGTACGCCCTGTGGTTTTGGTTGGCGCTGGCGCTGGCGGTGCTGTGGGTTGGGGTGCGCCGGTGGCGCCAGACCTGGGCCTGGCTTCGCCAGGATGCGGCGCGTCTGGAAGCGGCCGTGGGGTTGCTGGTGATCGGAGTGAGCGTCGGGGCGCAAGTGGCGTATTACACCTTTGTCATCGGCGGCGATCACTTTGAATATCGCGTCTATAGCCAGCTCATCCCGCTCATCTTCATCACCGCCGTGTGGATGCTGAACGCCCTGGAAGCAAGGCTGATCCCGGCCGCTGCCTTTCTAACCCTGTTTATCGGGGCGTCACTGGTCATCCCCTGGACGCACTGGGCGACGACAAAGGATCGGATGAGCCGCGAGGAAACGAGTTACATGAAAGTTGCCGTAGCCGACGTCTTGGCCCGACGGCTGCCGCTGCCGGACGTGGCGCTGGCTTACTTCCGCTGGTATGACCGATTGCAGTTTTGGCTGATTGATCATGCGGTGTGCATGCGGCACCAGGAACACAAGGTTTTTCACCTTTTCCTCCTTCAGGTGCTTCCGGCGCGGGACGTTGGTGAAAAGCTCAAGGACGACCACTATCCGGTGGTGACGCAGACGTCCGTCGGGGTCATGGCGTGGGTTCTGCCGCACGTCAACGTGATTGACGAACACGGCTTGAATGATTACGTCGTAGCGCGCAACACGCGGGCAACCGGCGATCTCATGGCGCATTTTCGCAGCCCTCCGCCGGGGTATCTGGAGTGTTTTCGTCCGAATGTCGCCATTCGGGACGGCCGCGCCACCATTCTGCCACGCGATCCACCGCTGACGGCCGCCGACATTCGGCATTGTGAGGAAGCCTTCCGCCCGTGA